The Paenibacillus macerans genome includes a window with the following:
- a CDS encoding ABC transporter permease, which translates to MDKLRKIFTMDSLIVPLVAILLGLLVGAVVMLIGGYNPLVAYGALIKRVVGNPYDFGETIRQITPLIFTGLAVAFAFRSGMFNIGADGQVLIGMTTATAVSLSLSGLPSAILVPLAVIAGGIAGGLWAAIAGYLKAKRGINEVITTIMLNWTALYLSNYVIRNFFLLKGQNRSEDIEASASMTFLFGMFNNARIHWGTVIALLAAVFFFVYLWKTKQGYEMRSVGLNPNAAEYAGMNVGRNVVKAMFISGVFAGLAGTFEVLGVFHYQSVYAASPGYGFDGIAVALLGMNHPFGVVLGAILYGVLTYGSAGMSFAAKVPPELIKIVLGSIIFFIAAQGIVRLVLKPFFLKRKKEKVL; encoded by the coding sequence TTGGATAAACTGCGCAAAATATTTACGATGGACAGCCTGATCGTCCCGCTGGTGGCGATTTTGCTCGGCCTGCTGGTCGGGGCGGTGGTGATGCTGATCGGCGGCTATAATCCGCTGGTGGCTTACGGCGCGTTGATTAAGCGGGTCGTCGGCAATCCGTACGATTTCGGCGAAACGATCCGGCAAATTACGCCGCTTATTTTCACCGGTCTGGCCGTTGCCTTTGCGTTCCGTTCGGGGATGTTCAACATCGGTGCGGACGGGCAGGTGCTCATCGGCATGACGACCGCCACGGCTGTCTCGTTGTCCTTGTCGGGTTTGCCGTCCGCCATCCTTGTGCCGCTCGCGGTCATCGCCGGCGGGATCGCCGGAGGTCTATGGGCCGCCATCGCCGGGTATCTTAAGGCCAAGCGGGGCATTAACGAGGTTATTACGACGATCATGCTCAACTGGACCGCCTTGTACTTATCCAATTACGTGATCCGGAACTTCTTTTTACTGAAAGGCCAAAACCGTTCCGAGGATATCGAAGCTTCGGCTTCGATGACGTTCCTGTTCGGGATGTTCAACAACGCCCGGATTCATTGGGGAACGGTGATCGCCCTTTTGGCGGCGGTATTTTTCTTTGTATACCTGTGGAAAACGAAACAAGGGTACGAAATGCGTTCGGTCGGCCTGAACCCGAACGCGGCCGAATACGCGGGGATGAACGTTGGCCGGAATGTGGTGAAAGCGATGTTCATCAGCGGCGTGTTTGCCGGCCTGGCCGGCACGTTTGAAGTGCTGGGCGTTTTTCACTATCAGTCGGTATACGCCGCATCGCCGGGGTACGGCTTCGACGGTATTGCCGTAGCGCTGCTTGGGATGAACCATCCTTTTGGCGTGGTGCTGGGGGCCATTCTTTACGGCGTGTTGACTTACGGCTCCGCCGGGATGAGCTTTGCCGCCAAAGTTCCGCCGGAGCTGATCAAGATTGTGCTCGGTTCGATCATATTCTTCATTGCCGCTCAGGGCATCGTACGCTTGGTACTGAAACCTTTCTTCCTGAAGCGAAAGAAAGAGAAGGTGTTGTGA
- a CDS encoding ABC transporter ATP-binding protein, with protein sequence MNAEAPVVELKQITKRFPGIVANDSISLTLKKGEIHALLGENGAGKSTLMNILFGLYQPDEGTIEMNGQPVTIDSPNKAIKLGIGMVHQHFKLVQPFTVTENIILGLEPKKGVNIDYKSASAQVAKLSEQYGLHVNPNSKIHDISVGMQQRVEIMKILYRGADILIFDEPTAVLTPQEIEELMAIMRRLVAEGKSIILITHKLKEIMQISDRVTIIRRGKVIDTVETNKTNPSELAEKMVGRGVSFKIDKNEPKIGQPVLQLSEIKAKDKHGIPVLDGLNLEVRAGEIVGIAGVDGNGQTELIEAITGLRKIESGSVRLLGKELANLPTRKIIESGVSHIPEDRHKHGLVLDFSISENMVLETYYKAPYSKGVMLNQRAIDERAKILVEQFDVRTPSIETKARSLSGGNQQKAIIAREIDKNPVLLIAAQPTRGLDVGAIEFVHKQLVEQRDQGKAVLLISFELDEIMNVSDRIAVIYEGKIVGEVLPQETNDQELGLMMAGSLERGGQSIG encoded by the coding sequence ATGAATGCCGAGGCTCCCGTAGTCGAGTTGAAGCAAATCACAAAGCGTTTTCCCGGCATAGTGGCCAACGATTCCATCAGCCTGACCCTGAAAAAAGGGGAAATTCACGCGCTTCTCGGCGAGAATGGTGCGGGCAAATCGACGCTAATGAACATTTTGTTCGGGCTCTATCAACCTGATGAGGGTACGATCGAGATGAACGGCCAACCGGTAACGATCGACAGTCCCAATAAAGCGATCAAATTGGGAATAGGCATGGTTCACCAGCATTTTAAGCTTGTCCAGCCTTTTACGGTGACCGAGAACATCATTCTCGGCTTGGAGCCGAAAAAAGGCGTTAACATCGACTATAAATCGGCGTCCGCCCAAGTGGCGAAATTGTCGGAACAATATGGTCTTCATGTCAATCCGAACTCGAAAATCCACGATATTTCCGTCGGGATGCAGCAGCGGGTGGAAATCATGAAAATTTTGTACCGGGGCGCGGATATTCTTATATTTGACGAGCCCACGGCGGTGCTTACGCCGCAGGAAATCGAAGAGCTGATGGCGATCATGCGTCGGCTCGTCGCCGAAGGAAAATCGATCATTCTGATTACCCATAAGCTGAAGGAAATTATGCAAATTTCCGACCGGGTAACGATTATCCGGCGCGGCAAAGTGATCGATACCGTCGAGACGAACAAAACGAATCCGAGCGAACTGGCCGAAAAGATGGTGGGCCGCGGGGTATCGTTCAAAATCGATAAAAATGAGCCGAAAATTGGGCAGCCTGTATTGCAGCTAAGTGAAATCAAGGCAAAGGACAAACACGGCATTCCGGTGCTGGACGGCTTGAATCTCGAAGTGCGGGCAGGGGAAATCGTCGGAATCGCCGGGGTTGACGGCAACGGTCAAACGGAACTGATCGAAGCGATTACGGGATTGCGCAAGATCGAATCCGGATCGGTCCGGCTGCTGGGGAAGGAACTCGCGAACCTGCCGACCCGCAAGATCATTGAAAGCGGCGTGTCGCATATTCCGGAAGACCGACATAAGCACGGCCTCGTTCTCGACTTTTCCATCAGTGAAAATATGGTGCTGGAAACGTATTATAAAGCGCCTTACAGCAAAGGTGTGATGCTTAACCAGCGTGCAATCGACGAGCGTGCCAAGATTTTGGTCGAGCAATTCGACGTGCGTACGCCAAGCATTGAGACCAAAGCCCGCTCCTTGTCCGGCGGCAATCAGCAAAAGGCAATTATTGCTCGGGAAATAGACAAAAATCCGGTCCTGCTGATCGCGGCCCAGCCGACGCGCGGGCTTGATGTCGGCGCGATCGAATTCGTGCACAAACAGCTGGTGGAGCAGCGCGATCAGGGGAAAGCGGTACTGCTTATTTCCTTCGAGCTGGATGAAATCATGAACGTATCCGACAGGATTGCCGTCATTTACGAGGGGAAAATCGTCGGCGAAGTGCTTCCGCAGGAAACGAACGATCAGGAACTCGGCCTGATGATGGCGGGCAGCCTGGAACGGGGAGGTCAGTCGATTGGATAA
- a CDS encoding BMP family lipoprotein: protein MNKAFKLSLVMMLAFVLVLAGCGQKAANNGGANGGNAAKTGNAGAGNGGDTASASNVKIGLVTDVGGVNDKSFNQSAWEALQALNKEKGIQNQYLQSASSSDYVPNLNQFVQNGFDLTWSIGFDLGDATKQVADANPNAKMAIIDNVVDAPNVESVTFAENEGAYLVGVVAGLTTKTNKIGFIGGADSPVIKRFEVGFQAGVKAVNPDAEVKITYAGAYDKPDIGKSLAGQLFDYGADIIFPAAGQTGNGVFNEATARNNAGGANKLWVIGVDKDQSIEFGHEVTLTSMIKRVDVAVKNVSQQVIDGTFKGGQVTNLTLKEDGVGLPEENPNLSKEILDKVEEYKQKIVSGEITVPSE, encoded by the coding sequence ATGAACAAAGCCTTCAAACTTTCTCTAGTCATGATGCTCGCCTTCGTGTTGGTTTTGGCCGGCTGCGGTCAGAAAGCGGCGAACAATGGCGGTGCCAACGGAGGCAACGCGGCTAAAACCGGAAATGCCGGAGCGGGCAACGGCGGGGATACGGCTTCAGCTTCCAATGTGAAGATCGGTCTTGTCACGGACGTCGGCGGCGTTAACGACAAATCGTTTAACCAATCGGCATGGGAAGCGCTGCAAGCTTTGAACAAAGAAAAAGGCATTCAAAACCAGTATTTGCAAAGCGCAAGCAGCTCGGACTACGTTCCAAACCTGAACCAATTCGTGCAAAACGGCTTTGATCTGACCTGGTCGATCGGCTTTGACCTCGGCGACGCTACGAAACAAGTGGCTGACGCGAATCCGAACGCCAAAATGGCCATTATCGACAACGTGGTTGACGCTCCAAACGTGGAATCCGTAACATTTGCGGAAAATGAAGGGGCTTATCTGGTCGGTGTCGTAGCCGGCTTGACGACGAAAACAAACAAAATCGGTTTTATCGGCGGTGCCGATAGCCCGGTTATCAAACGCTTTGAGGTTGGTTTCCAAGCAGGCGTTAAGGCGGTTAATCCGGATGCGGAAGTCAAAATTACTTATGCCGGCGCGTATGACAAACCGGATATCGGCAAATCTCTTGCCGGCCAATTGTTTGATTACGGCGCGGACATTATTTTCCCGGCCGCCGGCCAAACCGGCAACGGCGTGTTCAACGAAGCAACCGCGCGCAACAACGCCGGCGGAGCAAACAAATTGTGGGTTATCGGCGTCGACAAAGACCAATCGATTGAGTTTGGGCATGAAGTTACTTTAACCTCGATGATTAAACGCGTTGACGTTGCGGTGAAGAACGTTTCTCAGCAAGTTATCGACGGCACGTTTAAAGGCGGACAAGTTACCAACCTGACGCTGAAGGAAGACGGCGTTGGTTTGCCGGAAGAAAATCCGAACCTGAGCAAGGAAATTCTCGACAAGGTGGAAGAGTACAAACAAAAAATCGTAAGCGGCGAAATCACGGTTCCATCCGAATAA
- the rplT gene encoding 50S ribosomal protein L20, whose product MARVKGGFVVRRRHKKVLKLAKGYFGSKHRIFKTANEQVMKSLLYAYRDRRTKKRDFRKLWIVRINAAARMNGLSYSKLMHGLKLAEVNINRKMLADLAVNDLNAFNSLAAVAKEKINA is encoded by the coding sequence ATGGCAAGAGTAAAAGGCGGATTCGTCGTTCGTCGTCGTCATAAAAAAGTATTGAAACTGGCTAAAGGTTATTTCGGTTCGAAGCACCGCATTTTCAAAACCGCGAACGAGCAGGTTATGAAATCCCTGCTGTACGCATACCGCGACCGTCGCACGAAAAAACGCGACTTCCGTAAGCTTTGGATCGTTCGGATCAATGCGGCAGCTCGCATGAACGGTTTGTCCTACAGCAAATTGATGCATGGCTTGAAATTGGCCGAAGTGAACATCAACCGCAAAATGCTGGCGGATCTCGCCGTCAACGACCTGAACGCATTTAATTCTTTGGCCGCCGTAGCCAAAGAAAAAATCAACGCTTAA
- the rpmI gene encoding 50S ribosomal protein L35, producing MPKMKTHSSLKGRFKITGSGKVRRYKANRNHLLSHKSNRRKRVLANSPVAYAGDVSRMKQQLANLK from the coding sequence ATGCCTAAAATGAAAACTCACAGCAGCCTGAAAGGCCGCTTCAAAATTACCGGGTCCGGTAAAGTTAGACGTTACAAAGCGAACCGCAATCACTTGCTGTCCCATAAGTCCAATCGCAGAAAACGTGTTTTGGCCAACAGCCCTGTTGCTTACGCAGGTGACGTTAGCCGTATGAAGCAACAACTGGCAAACTTGAAGTAA
- the infC gene encoding translation initiation factor IF-3, with amino-acid sequence MINDEIRAKEVRLVGAAGEQIGIKPLREALQMAIDLNLDLVNVAPTAKPPVCRIMDYGKFRYEQQKKEKEARKNQKIVDIKEVWFRSNIEEHDFQTKLRNVIKFLKDGDKVKCSVRFRGREIAHADIGKKILDRVKDEVAEISSIERLPKLEGRSMIMILAPKN; translated from the coding sequence TTGATCAATGATGAGATTCGTGCGAAAGAGGTCCGTCTGGTTGGCGCTGCTGGAGAACAAATTGGCATCAAGCCGCTGCGCGAAGCGCTGCAGATGGCGATCGACCTGAATCTGGATCTGGTGAACGTTGCGCCGACTGCCAAGCCGCCGGTTTGCCGGATTATGGACTATGGCAAGTTCCGTTACGAGCAACAGAAGAAAGAGAAGGAAGCCCGCAAAAATCAGAAAATTGTGGACATCAAAGAAGTCTGGTTCCGGAGCAACATCGAGGAGCACGATTTCCAAACGAAGCTTCGCAATGTGATCAAATTTTTGAAGGATGGCGACAAGGTGAAATGTTCGGTCCGCTTCCGCGGACGCGAAATTGCCCATGCCGACATCGGGAAAAAAATTCTCGACCGCGTCAAAGATGAGGTTGCGGAAATCTCAAGCATTGAGCGCCTTCCGAAGCTGGAAGGACGCAGCATGATCATGATTCTGGCACCGAAAAACTAA